A window from Hymenobacter volaticus encodes these proteins:
- a CDS encoding T9SS type A sorting domain-containing protein, with the protein MSSAFAKPGLVGTRPTSKPNEERNLLVYPNPSTGIVHIAINGFEGRKLELRVLNVIGSVIYREAITELNDRFTKTLDLSKFATGLYYVRLEGDNASQMRKLVIR; encoded by the coding sequence TTGTCTTCTGCTTTTGCCAAGCCCGGTCTTGTGGGTACCCGGCCAACCAGTAAACCTAACGAGGAACGAAATCTATTGGTGTATCCTAACCCGAGCACTGGTATTGTTCATATTGCCATCAATGGTTTTGAGGGCCGCAAGCTTGAGCTTCGTGTGCTAAACGTAATTGGCTCGGTTATCTACCGCGAGGCCATTACCGAACTCAACGACCGGTTCACTAAAACACTCGACCTAAGTAAGTTCGCTACCGGCTTGTACTATGTGCGGCTAGAAGGCGACAATGCCAGCCAAATGCGTAAGCTAGTAATCCGCTAG
- a CDS encoding NAD(P)/FAD-dependent oxidoreductase, with amino-acid sequence MRRIRVQRGTAVFAPPSGRPNSVTPGPHYTLPAFVAGWPHIVGTAGPWGFGISRFALDYYLFQLAEARGITVLQRATVAAVAYNPTTDSHTTTLADGRTLITRAVLGAYGKRSTLDRQRHFFQQRSPYIGVKHHLRLDYASDLIALHNFADGYAGISAVEDGRYCFCYLTTRQNLKQQGTIAALEQNVLAANPLLRAILTEAEFLYPQPEVINEISFAPKSSVEDHVLLCGDAAGLITPLCGNGMAMAMHGAQLASAHLHDFLQGRTTRATLETRYRRDWQTHFGQRLQVGRLVQGLFGKPLLSEAVVGGLSHWPGGVRALMRRTHGQAF; translated from the coding sequence GTGCGGCGAATACGTGTCCAACGAGGTACTGCCGTATTTGCGCCGCCTTCAGGCCGACCCAACTCCGTTACACCCGGCCCGCATTACACGCTTCCTGCTTTCGTCGCCGGCTGGCCGCACATTGTCGGCACCGCTGGACCTTGGGGCTTCGGTATCAGTCGCTTTGCCCTCGACTACTACCTGTTTCAACTCGCCGAAGCGCGCGGCATCACGGTGCTTCAGCGCGCTACAGTTGCGGCAGTAGCGTACAACCCCACTACGGATTCTCATACTACCACCCTAGCCGATGGTCGCACGCTAATCACGCGTGCCGTGCTTGGCGCCTATGGCAAGCGTAGCACCCTCGACCGGCAGCGGCACTTCTTCCAACAACGTTCGCCTTACATTGGTGTAAAGCATCATCTGCGGCTCGATTACGCTTCTGACTTAATTGCACTCCACAACTTTGCCGATGGGTATGCGGGTATCTCGGCAGTGGAAGATGGGCGCTACTGTTTCTGCTACCTCACCACTCGCCAAAATCTGAAGCAACAAGGTACTATTGCGGCCTTAGAGCAGAATGTATTGGCCGCTAACCCCTTGCTGCGCGCTATCCTTACCGAAGCCGAATTCTTGTATCCGCAGCCCGAGGTAATCAACGAAATTTCCTTTGCTCCTAAAAGCAGCGTGGAAGACCATGTCTTGCTATGCGGAGATGCGGCAGGGCTGATTACGCCCTTGTGCGGCAACGGCATGGCCATGGCGATGCACGGGGCGCAGTTAGCCAGTGCCCACCTCCACGACTTTTTGCAAGGCCGAACCACCCGCGCTACGCTGGAAACCCGCTATCGGCGCGATTGGCAAACGCACTTTGGGCAGCGGCTGCAGGTGGGACGGCTGGTACAGGGTCTGTTTGGCAAGCCGCTGCTCAGTGAAGCCGTAGTCGGTGGCCTCAGCCATTGGCCTGGTGGCGTCAGGGCGCTGATGCGCCGCACCCACGGTCAGGCATTTTAA
- a CDS encoding type III polyketide synthase, with product MTSYLSAIGTANPTHRLPQASIGEFMARALQFDEAATRKLRALYRVSGIGHRYTVLPDYGRSTGDFTFFPNTPDLEPFPTVGARMQAYRREALPLATAAAESCLQNAPEISPASLTHLISVSCTGMYAPGLDIELVNRLGLRPNVQRTCVNFMGCYAAFNALKLADAICRADPEARVLVVCTELCTLHFQKHHEEDHLVSNALFGDGSAAALVLGRPSGTRPHLALEAFHCGLEPDGHADMAWHVNDSGFEMTLSSYVPKLIQRGIRRLTDDLLRHLPVKLTDIRHFAIHPGGRRILEAIEKELNITRADNAPAYHILREYGNMSSATVLFVLRELLNGFTASDAGAPVLSFAFGPGLTLEAMLLRVV from the coding sequence ATGACCAGCTACCTTAGTGCCATTGGCACGGCCAACCCCACTCACCGTCTTCCGCAAGCTTCAATTGGTGAATTCATGGCGCGAGCCCTGCAATTCGACGAAGCGGCCACCCGCAAGCTGCGCGCTTTGTATCGAGTTTCGGGCATTGGGCATCGGTATACGGTCTTACCCGACTACGGACGCTCAACCGGTGACTTCACTTTCTTTCCGAACACCCCTGATTTAGAACCCTTTCCTACAGTTGGCGCCCGCATGCAAGCCTATCGGCGTGAGGCCCTGCCCTTGGCAACTGCCGCGGCGGAAAGCTGCCTTCAAAATGCGCCAGAGATTTCGCCTGCTTCACTCACGCACTTGATTTCGGTGAGTTGCACCGGTATGTACGCGCCCGGCTTGGATATAGAACTGGTAAACCGCCTCGGGTTGCGCCCAAATGTGCAGCGCACCTGCGTGAACTTTATGGGTTGTTACGCCGCCTTCAACGCCCTCAAACTCGCCGATGCTATTTGCCGCGCCGATCCAGAAGCGCGGGTGCTAGTGGTATGTACGGAGCTATGCACCCTGCATTTTCAGAAGCACCACGAAGAAGACCATCTGGTTTCTAATGCCTTGTTTGGGGACGGGTCTGCGGCTGCGCTGGTGCTAGGTCGCCCTTCCGGCACAAGGCCGCACCTAGCTCTAGAGGCCTTTCATTGCGGCCTAGAGCCCGATGGACACGCGGATATGGCTTGGCACGTCAATGACTCCGGTTTCGAAATGACGCTTTCTTCGTACGTACCCAAGCTGATACAGCGCGGTATTCGACGGCTTACCGATGATTTGCTGCGGCATCTGCCGGTCAAGCTCACAGATATTCGGCACTTTGCCATTCACCCGGGTGGGCGCCGTATTCTCGAAGCCATTGAGAAAGAACTAAATATAACTCGCGCAGATAACGCCCCAGCTTACCACATCCTGCGCGAATACGGCAATATGTCGTCGGCAACGGTGCTGTTTGTGCTGCGCGAGTTACTGAACGGCTTCACTGCCTCCGACGCGGGGGCACCGGTTCTGAGCTTTGCTTTCGGGCCAGGTCTGACATTGGAAGCCATGCTCTTACGCGTGGTGTAA
- a CDS encoding methyltransferase domain-containing protein — MPDFTRRATEEELMDDHSLATDALRQNLDELETINTWLGGYAPVLNALERLRPQFPAGRPLRLADLGSGGGDTLRHMARWARRRKIPVELIGIDANAFMLDYAADKAREFPEISFQQYDIFSPAFQQQSFDLITCSLFLHHFPDEALTQLLAQCRAQATIGVIINDLHRHPLAYYSIKWITRLFGGSHLVQNDAPLSVARSFSRQDWQRLLQQAGIKRYSLRWRWAFRWQVVIW; from the coding sequence ATGCCAGATTTCACGCGCCGGGCTACGGAAGAAGAGTTGATGGACGACCACTCGCTGGCGACGGATGCGTTGCGTCAGAACCTTGATGAGTTGGAAACCATCAACACCTGGCTAGGTGGCTACGCACCGGTGCTGAACGCGCTGGAGCGTCTGCGCCCGCAGTTCCCAGCAGGCAGACCGCTGCGCCTCGCCGACCTTGGTAGCGGCGGCGGCGACACTTTACGCCACATGGCCCGCTGGGCACGCCGTCGCAAGATTCCGGTGGAGCTAATTGGCATTGACGCCAATGCTTTTATGCTTGATTATGCCGCTGATAAAGCGCGTGAATTTCCCGAAATCAGCTTCCAGCAGTACGACATCTTTTCGCCGGCCTTTCAGCAGCAATCGTTTGACCTCATCACGTGCAGTTTGTTTTTGCACCACTTCCCCGATGAGGCGCTAACGCAGCTGCTGGCGCAGTGCCGGGCACAAGCCACCATCGGTGTCATCATCAACGATTTGCATCGGCACCCTTTGGCTTACTACAGCATCAAGTGGATTACCAGGCTATTTGGCGGCTCACACTTGGTCCAAAATGATGCGCCCTTATCGGTGGCTCGCTCGTTCAGCCGACAAGATTGGCAACGGCTGTTGCAGCAGGCAGGTATCAAGCGCTATTCGCTTCGCTGGCGCTGGGCCTTCCGCTGGCAAGTGGTGATATGGTGA
- a CDS encoding histone deacetylase family protein yields the protein MLSIAWAPLYAHPLPDNHRFPMLKYELLPEQLLREGTVSESAFFAPSVPPATDILRTHDNEYYQRLRTGNLTRQEERATGFPWSPQLFEREVTILGGTLECTRRALSSGIALNIAGGTHHAFRNRGEGFCLLNDQAAAADYLLANPALGVSKVLIVDLDVHQGNGTAAIFQFEPRVFTFSMHGARNYPHRKEHSDLDLPLPDATDDATYLALLSNTLPRLLDEVQPDFVFYLSGVDVLATDKLGHLALTREGCRQRDEFVLALCHRHALPVVVCMGGGYSPRIADIIEAHANTFRVAADLWS from the coding sequence ATGCTTTCTATTGCTTGGGCACCGCTCTACGCCCATCCGCTGCCCGATAACCACCGCTTCCCAATGCTGAAGTACGAGTTGCTCCCCGAGCAGCTTTTGCGGGAGGGTACCGTATCAGAAAGCGCCTTTTTTGCCCCTTCAGTACCACCCGCCACGGATATCCTGCGCACCCACGACAACGAGTACTACCAGCGGCTGCGCACTGGCAACCTAACCCGTCAGGAAGAACGAGCCACTGGTTTTCCGTGGAGTCCGCAGCTGTTTGAGCGGGAAGTAACTATTCTGGGTGGCACCCTCGAATGCACGCGTCGGGCACTAAGTAGCGGTATTGCGCTCAATATTGCGGGCGGTACGCATCATGCTTTCCGCAACCGGGGCGAAGGATTCTGCTTGCTCAACGACCAAGCCGCCGCCGCCGATTATCTGCTAGCCAACCCGGCGCTAGGCGTTAGCAAAGTTCTTATTGTGGACCTCGATGTGCACCAAGGCAATGGCACGGCAGCTATCTTTCAGTTCGAGCCCCGGGTGTTTACTTTCTCGATGCACGGCGCCCGCAACTACCCGCACCGCAAAGAGCACTCCGACCTCGACCTGCCGCTACCCGACGCCACCGATGATGCCACGTACCTCGCCTTGCTATCCAACACCTTGCCGCGCCTCCTCGACGAAGTACAGCCCGATTTTGTGTTCTACCTCAGTGGCGTCGATGTGCTGGCTACCGACAAACTCGGCCACCTAGCGCTAACCCGCGAAGGGTGCCGCCAGCGCGACGAGTTTGTGCTTGCCCTCTGCCACCGCCACGCCCTGCCGGTAGTTGTGTGCATGGGTGGTGGCTATTCGCCACGGATAGCCGACATCATCGAAGCTCACGCCAACACCTTCCGCGTAGCCGCCGACTTATGGAGCTGA
- a CDS encoding porin family protein: protein MKKLFLLFSICSVGFSAMAQQSVDGVRSSTDYAPSTSDSRNNGFGIKGGLNLIDLHGSDTENYSDLSNLKTYHVGVYAQFGLNDKVSIQPEILFSRKGFDDRASSTGSNNPVRETRLDYVQVPVLFVYNFLDNVSVHVGPQASLLVRVKDQGVEKGISGAGFHSLDYGVVGGLEARVGPARVGARYDLGLAKIYDDPSASGRQAFSNVKNGAFQLYVGIGFTN, encoded by the coding sequence ATGAAAAAACTGTTTCTCTTATTCTCTATTTGCAGCGTCGGCTTTAGCGCAATGGCGCAGCAAAGCGTTGACGGTGTGCGGTCTTCCACCGACTACGCACCTTCTACCAGCGATTCACGCAACAACGGCTTCGGCATCAAAGGCGGCCTCAATCTGATTGACTTGCACGGCAGCGACACCGAAAACTACAGCGACCTATCGAACCTGAAGACTTACCATGTTGGCGTGTACGCCCAATTCGGCCTCAACGACAAGGTTTCTATTCAGCCCGAAATATTGTTCAGCCGCAAAGGCTTCGACGACCGGGCCAGCAGCACAGGTAGCAACAACCCAGTGCGCGAAACGCGTCTCGACTACGTTCAGGTGCCGGTTCTGTTCGTGTACAACTTCCTCGACAACGTGAGTGTGCATGTAGGGCCACAGGCTTCGTTGCTGGTGCGGGTTAAAGACCAGGGTGTCGAGAAAGGCATTAGCGGAGCTGGCTTTCATAGCTTGGACTACGGCGTAGTCGGTGGCCTCGAAGCCCGGGTAGGCCCGGCCCGCGTGGGTGCCCGTTATGATTTAGGACTAGCCAAAATCTATGATGACCCAAGTGCTTCCGGCAGACAAGCCTTTAGCAACGTCAAGAACGGCGCCTTCCAGCTGTACGTAGGCATAGGCTTCACCAACTAG
- a CDS encoding DUF6992 family protein, giving the protein MAVLGTWALLNLLISGYYVNRSGGRTEAVYFHQMNLGWNFVNVALAVWGMLQAHPNQVAGLTLAESFTAQFNFEKILLFNAGLDVAYICTGSWLRARAATALKVPERLLGFGRSLWLQGAFLLLFDVGFYLVYHQQAAQLLELLP; this is encoded by the coding sequence ATGGCCGTGCTCGGTACTTGGGCGCTGCTCAACCTGTTGATAAGCGGCTACTACGTGAACCGCTCGGGTGGGCGTACCGAAGCCGTCTATTTTCATCAGATGAATCTGGGCTGGAACTTCGTGAATGTGGCGCTGGCGGTCTGGGGAATGTTGCAGGCGCACCCCAATCAGGTAGCGGGCCTTACTCTGGCTGAGAGCTTCACGGCGCAATTCAACTTCGAGAAGATTCTGCTGTTCAATGCGGGGCTTGATGTAGCTTATATCTGCACGGGGAGCTGGCTACGGGCGCGGGCTGCCACTGCCCTTAAAGTCCCCGAACGGCTACTTGGCTTTGGCCGCTCGTTGTGGCTTCAGGGCGCGTTCCTGCTCTTATTCGACGTAGGCTTCTACTTGGTGTATCATCAACAGGCTGCTCAACTGCTAGAGCTGTTGCCCTAA
- a CDS encoding type 1 glutamine amidotransferase domain-containing protein, translated as MSIFSSDKLKGKKIAIVATDGFEQVELTEPKSYLEGEGAEVDVISLKSGSIKGWDKTDWGDKVDVDKVIGEARVADYDALVLPGGQINPDKLRVEQDVVNFVGEFMRSGKVVAAICHGPWTLIETGLVHGKRMTSFPSIKTDLKNAGAQWEDSEVVVDKGLITSRNPDDIPAFNKKIVEEILEGAHAPRS; from the coding sequence ATGAGTATCTTCAGCAGCGACAAACTGAAAGGCAAGAAAATAGCCATTGTAGCCACCGATGGTTTCGAGCAAGTAGAGCTTACCGAACCCAAAAGCTACCTCGAAGGCGAAGGCGCCGAAGTAGACGTTATTTCCTTGAAAAGCGGCTCCATCAAAGGCTGGGACAAAACCGATTGGGGCGACAAAGTGGATGTTGATAAAGTAATAGGTGAGGCACGCGTAGCCGACTACGACGCCCTGGTGTTGCCCGGCGGCCAAATCAACCCCGACAAGCTGCGCGTCGAGCAAGACGTGGTAAACTTTGTAGGCGAATTTATGCGCTCCGGCAAAGTAGTGGCCGCCATCTGCCACGGTCCCTGGACCCTCATCGAAACGGGCCTCGTGCACGGTAAGCGCATGACCAGCTTCCCTAGCATCAAAACCGACCTCAAAAATGCTGGTGCCCAGTGGGAAGACTCGGAAGTGGTGGTTGATAAAGGGCTCATTACCAGCCGCAACCCCGACGACATTCCTGCCTTCAACAAAAAGATAGTAGAGGAAATACTGGAAGGCGCCCACGCGCCGCGCAGCTAG
- a CDS encoding acyl-CoA thioesterase has product MPLLRTPETTHRIHFQDCDMMGHLNNARYLDYFLNAREEHTTQHYALNLGALTRELGTSWVITKHHISYLRPANHGEIVLVRSQLIHYDNSNLVVEMQMLSEDGQRLKALLWSEMAFVSVKSGTRTEHPDDLMDMLEELDVPGIEYDPDGFDDRVKRVRKQLKQLRQE; this is encoded by the coding sequence ATGCCTTTATTGCGAACTCCCGAAACCACGCATCGGATTCATTTCCAGGACTGCGACATGATGGGCCACCTCAACAATGCCCGCTACCTCGACTATTTCTTGAATGCGCGCGAAGAACACACCACGCAGCACTACGCCCTCAACCTGGGGGCGCTTACGCGGGAGCTTGGTACCAGCTGGGTTATCACCAAACACCACATCAGCTACCTACGGCCCGCCAACCACGGCGAGATAGTGCTCGTGCGCAGCCAGCTCATCCATTACGACAATTCCAACTTGGTAGTAGAGATGCAAATGCTAAGCGAAGATGGGCAGCGCCTTAAGGCATTGCTCTGGTCGGAAATGGCTTTTGTATCGGTAAAATCGGGTACCCGCACCGAACACCCCGATGACCTGATGGATATGCTGGAAGAACTGGACGTGCCCGGCATTGAGTACGACCCCGACGGCTTTGATGATCGGGTGAAACGAGTGCGCAAACAACTCAAGCAGCTTCGCCAGGAGTAG
- a CDS encoding DUF3616 domain-containing protein produces MRRQSALLHFNPKLSLNADGKHVRDGLSTVLRTGDNIWVSCDERTSIERLRLSAPNEFKGHCRYELSELLDLGEDAEEEIDIEGMAEADHYLWVIGSHSRKRKQPKPQDDDMAKQIARLAEVKEEPSRYLLARIPLLQNPTTGDYELFREAPHPTEPGKTLCAAQLHGSDTSNELLDLLVRDPHLKPFMQIPGKDNGFDIEGLAVTPDGRLFVGLRGPVLRGWAVVLELLPREDKHGRLRLAELAGATEKYYKKHFLALGGMGLRELRQRGSDLLLLAGPTMDLDGTIAVYCWPDALRCEQDSLVGPDKLQRLFDVPHGFGPTAGQDKAEGMGLLDDKHVLIVFDTPTDNRKPAAHQVVADVYPI; encoded by the coding sequence GTGCGTCGTCAATCAGCTCTGCTCCATTTCAACCCTAAGCTCAGCCTCAACGCCGATGGCAAGCACGTCCGCGACGGCCTCTCCACCGTGCTGCGCACCGGCGACAATATCTGGGTGAGCTGCGACGAGCGCACCAGTATCGAGCGGCTGCGCCTGAGCGCCCCGAACGAGTTTAAGGGGCACTGCCGCTACGAGTTAAGTGAGCTGCTGGATCTGGGTGAAGATGCCGAAGAGGAAATCGACATCGAAGGCATGGCCGAAGCCGACCATTACCTCTGGGTGATTGGTTCGCACAGCCGCAAGCGCAAGCAGCCCAAGCCGCAGGACGATGACATGGCCAAGCAAATTGCCCGGCTAGCCGAAGTAAAAGAAGAGCCGAGCCGCTACTTACTGGCGCGCATTCCCCTGCTGCAGAACCCTACCACGGGCGACTATGAGCTGTTTCGGGAAGCGCCGCACCCCACCGAACCCGGCAAAACGCTGTGTGCTGCCCAGCTCCACGGCTCCGACACCAGCAACGAGCTGCTGGACCTCCTAGTCCGGGACCCGCACTTAAAGCCGTTCATGCAAATTCCGGGCAAAGACAATGGCTTCGATATTGAAGGGTTGGCAGTGACTCCCGATGGCCGCTTGTTTGTAGGCTTGCGCGGCCCTGTGCTGCGCGGGTGGGCAGTGGTGCTCGAACTATTGCCCCGCGAAGACAAGCACGGCCGCTTGCGCCTCGCCGAACTAGCGGGTGCTACCGAAAAGTATTACAAGAAACACTTCCTAGCCTTGGGCGGCATGGGATTACGCGAATTGCGCCAACGCGGCTCCGACCTGCTGCTCCTAGCTGGTCCCACCATGGACCTCGACGGTACCATTGCCGTTTACTGCTGGCCCGACGCTCTGCGCTGCGAGCAAGACAGTCTCGTTGGTCCCGACAAGCTACAGCGCCTCTTCGACGTGCCCCACGGGTTCGGCCCCACGGCTGGCCAAGACAAAGCCGAAGGCATGGGCTTGCTCGACGACAAACACGTGCTGATCGTGTTCGATACCCCAACCGACAACCGCAAACCCGCCGCCCACCAAGTAGTAGCCGATGTATACCCCATCTAA
- a CDS encoding SDR family oxidoreductase, giving the protein MDYGASTGIGEALALQFAQQGARLVLSARNVAALERVQAACAPAQVLVVPLDLTDAASLPAAVKQVLTQYGRLDVLVNNAGLSQRSLALETTLAVDRQLMEVNYFGTVALTKAVLPHLLEQGSGRIVVVSSLVGKFGSPYRSAYAASKHALHGFFDSLRAELAGTGLGVTLICPGFIRTTISVNALTGDGTPLGTMDDATNKGLAPATFARRALHAVAKGKNEVYIGGRETLGVLLKRLTPGLFARFLTKAKVR; this is encoded by the coding sequence TTGGATTACGGGGCTTCCACGGGTATTGGGGAGGCGCTGGCCTTACAATTTGCCCAGCAAGGGGCGCGGTTGGTGCTGTCGGCGCGCAATGTAGCGGCGCTGGAGCGGGTGCAGGCCGCTTGTGCACCCGCTCAGGTGCTGGTAGTTCCCCTCGATTTAACGGATGCTGCTAGCCTACCAGCCGCAGTGAAACAAGTACTAACGCAGTATGGCCGGTTGGATGTGCTGGTCAACAATGCGGGCCTGAGCCAGCGCTCTTTGGCCTTGGAAACCACCCTGGCCGTAGACCGGCAGCTAATGGAAGTGAATTACTTCGGTACCGTTGCGCTGACCAAAGCCGTGCTGCCGCATTTGCTTGAACAGGGCAGCGGACGGATAGTAGTGGTGAGTAGTTTGGTAGGCAAGTTTGGCTCGCCTTACCGGTCGGCCTACGCTGCTTCCAAGCACGCGCTCCACGGCTTTTTTGATTCGTTGCGGGCCGAACTAGCGGGCACCGGATTGGGAGTCACTTTAATCTGCCCCGGCTTCATCCGGACTACTATCTCCGTCAATGCCCTTACTGGCGACGGAACTCCTCTTGGAACCATGGACGATGCTACCAATAAGGGGTTAGCTCCCGCCACATTTGCCCGACGCGCTTTGCACGCCGTGGCAAAGGGCAAAAACGAAGTTTATATCGGGGGCCGCGAAACCCTCGGGGTGCTGCTGAAACGGCTTACCCCCGGGTTGTTTGCACGGTTCCTGACCAAGGCGAAGGTGCGCTAG
- a CDS encoding GMC family oxidoreductase has protein sequence MGSFIVLTRDRDGGRVNIDKYGHVVVDYVLSEYDRAHMLAGVRGAAEIHAAAGAHTIFLPHGTLPTLHAQHGQIQNPKVLEQLPHLSWRPNQYGLYSAHQMSSCRMGGDSFTHPVSPTGETYEVRNLFVADASAFPACSGVNPMLTTMALAHFTAQHLKTSGVTGASTTSSAAASVAATAS, from the coding sequence ATGGGCTCATTCATCGTCTTGACCCGGGACCGGGACGGCGGCCGCGTCAACATCGACAAATACGGCCATGTAGTGGTTGACTATGTGCTCAGCGAATACGACCGCGCCCACATGCTAGCAGGCGTGCGGGGGGCCGCCGAAATTCATGCGGCGGCAGGGGCGCACACCATCTTTTTACCGCACGGTACGTTGCCTACTCTGCACGCGCAACACGGCCAGATCCAGAACCCCAAGGTGTTGGAGCAACTGCCGCATTTGAGTTGGCGCCCCAACCAATACGGCCTCTACAGCGCCCACCAGATGAGCAGCTGCCGCATGGGCGGCGACTCGTTTACTCACCCCGTTAGCCCAACCGGCGAAACCTACGAAGTCCGCAACCTGTTCGTCGCCGACGCATCGGCATTTCCGGCTTGCAGTGGCGTAAACCCTATGCTTACCACTATGGCGCTGGCGCACTTCACGGCTCAGCACTTGAAAACCAGTGGGGTAACGGGGGCAAGTACCACCTCTTCTGCGGCAGCGTCTGTGGCGGCTACGGCGTCCTGA
- a CDS encoding GMC family oxidoreductase N-terminal domain-containing protein, which translates to MIFTEAQRVTLRALADTFIPSIDGPAEHAAYWQRRGSEGVDLDKIGEVLDEQPAGAQAEFLKLLDLLDTVTLGLTWFGPLRPFSHLQPAQREKMLQSWSQSNLPQLRKGFHALRKLFVFLYYGSSSTEASNPVWENIGYAGPLPADDVVDTVKPIRTLKPTEDVVYDCEVLVIGSGAGGGVVAGELAAAGHDVLVLEKGPYCHGCDFTQREVDMLGKLYDGKGALSTQDGGISLLAGSCLGGGTTVNWAGAFRTPDYILQEWAREHMVPHFTSPDFQKSVDAVSTALSVNTDYPRHNGQNQALWDGSTKLGQHVKLIPRNEKGLTDSEAHFRGLGYSTMGDAYGIKQGTLNTYLLQAFEHGARLLADTRVERVTIANNRATGAVAVHTTADGQEIRVTVRARRVVVAGGAIQTPALLLRSGLKHPHLGRHLNLHPTVVVSALYEQAMNPWFGPSMSVVNDSFTKLSGTNYGAKLETPPAHAGLMSMVLPWLSGLSIRN; encoded by the coding sequence ATGATCTTCACCGAAGCCCAGCGTGTTACGCTACGTGCCCTTGCCGACACTTTTATTCCGTCCATAGATGGACCTGCTGAACACGCCGCTTACTGGCAGCGTCGGGGTTCTGAAGGGGTGGACCTCGATAAGATAGGGGAAGTGCTGGACGAGCAACCCGCTGGAGCACAAGCCGAATTCCTGAAGCTGTTGGACTTGCTCGATACAGTAACGTTGGGGTTGACGTGGTTTGGGCCGCTACGTCCGTTCAGCCACTTGCAACCCGCCCAGCGCGAGAAAATGCTGCAAAGTTGGTCGCAGAGCAATCTGCCACAACTCCGCAAAGGCTTTCACGCGTTGCGCAAGCTGTTCGTGTTCTTGTACTACGGCAGCTCCTCAACCGAAGCGAGCAACCCAGTATGGGAAAATATCGGGTACGCAGGCCCACTGCCCGCCGATGATGTAGTGGATACAGTCAAACCCATCCGAACTTTAAAGCCCACCGAAGATGTGGTCTACGACTGTGAGGTGCTGGTGATTGGTAGCGGCGCGGGTGGGGGCGTAGTGGCTGGCGAGCTGGCCGCCGCTGGCCACGATGTGCTGGTGCTGGAAAAAGGTCCCTACTGCCACGGCTGCGACTTCACGCAGCGCGAGGTAGACATGCTAGGCAAGCTCTACGATGGCAAAGGCGCGCTCAGCACCCAAGATGGCGGCATCAGCTTGCTAGCTGGGTCCTGCTTGGGCGGGGGCACCACCGTTAACTGGGCCGGCGCTTTCCGCACGCCCGACTACATCCTACAAGAGTGGGCGCGCGAGCATATGGTGCCGCATTTCACGTCGCCTGATTTTCAGAAAAGCGTGGATGCCGTGAGCACAGCACTGAGCGTGAACACCGATTATCCGCGCCACAACGGCCAGAACCAAGCCCTCTGGGACGGCTCGACGAAGTTGGGGCAGCACGTAAAGCTGATTCCGCGGAACGAAAAAGGCCTCACCGATTCGGAAGCGCACTTCCGGGGTTTAGGCTACAGCACCATGGGCGATGCCTACGGCATTAAACAAGGCACGCTGAATACTTATTTGTTGCAGGCTTTCGAGCACGGCGCCCGGCTGCTAGCCGATACCCGCGTGGAGCGCGTGACCATAGCCAACAACCGGGCAACGGGTGCGGTGGCGGTGCACACGACAGCCGACGGGCAGGAAATACGCGTAACGGTGCGGGCCCGGCGAGTGGTAGTAGCGGGCGGCGCCATTCAAACGCCGGCTTTACTGTTGCGCAGCGGCCTGAAGCACCCGCACCTGGGCCGCCACCTCAACCTGCATCCCACGGTGGTAGTTTCGGCACTGTACGAGCAGGCCATGAACCCCTGGTTTGGACCCAGCATGTCGGTGGTGAACGACAGTTTCACTAAACTCAGTGGCACCAACTACGGCGCTAAATTGGAAACCCCGCCAGCTCATGCCGGCCTGATGAGCATGGTGCTGCCTTGGTTATCGGGGCTCAGCATAAGAAACTGA
- a CDS encoding aldehyde dehydrogenase family protein, which produces MLRNIPAGGAAVNETILQLAHPELPFGGAGNSGIGRAHGYAGFLAFSNEKSVLKQRTGFTGIKSFYPPYTPKVQRMVGWLLRWL; this is translated from the coding sequence TTGCTGCGCAACATTCCGGCGGGTGGCGCGGCCGTCAACGAAACCATCTTGCAACTAGCCCACCCGGAGTTGCCCTTCGGTGGCGCCGGCAACAGCGGCATCGGTCGTGCCCACGGGTACGCGGGCTTTCTGGCTTTCTCCAACGAAAAATCAGTGCTCAAGCAGCGCACCGGCTTTACGGGCATCAAAAGCTTCTATCCTCCTTACACGCCCAAGGTGCAGCGCATGGTAGGGTGGCTGCTGCGCTGGCTGTAG